The Flammeovirga kamogawensis genome includes a region encoding these proteins:
- a CDS encoding sulfatase, whose product MKTYIHLFLLSLVIFSCSKVAKKTAPERKPNILFISIDDLRPEFGCYDSKLAVTPNIDKLSSEGIQFNRAYCQQAICSPSRASLMTGARPETINVIENYTYFRDENPDIITLPQHFKENGYETMYCGKVYHGKYRDQEKSWSRNPNKQLLGYKMNLIGGYVDPDNQEIYKKNKAEMKAKYGAKAKYGLGLGPAFECVDVPDNTYLDGMNTDLAIANMKQMLEENPDKPFFLGLGFISPHLNFIAPKKYWDLYDRKDIHLSQQDKAPLDGATVGLHASFELRTRANIPKQGDIPKELATDLLHSYLATASYVDAQVGKMIKALEEQGILDNTVIMLWSDHGYHLGEMGIWGKATNYEIATRVPLIIKAPGQSQKSIGVKSDALVELVDMYPTLCDLAGLSLPEHLEGQSLVPLMENPKQPWKKAAFSQYPTPALREWAANPLSEGMRETYFGPLIEEVEEEIKDQMKEKWDRSLFENDLMGYSMRTDRYRFVLWKNRKQPKSAPLYIELYDHTRDPNETVNIAKSNPDLVAKLTVQLDQGWKGNRAQLEN is encoded by the coding sequence ATGAAGACGTATATTCATTTATTTCTTTTGAGTCTAGTGATTTTCTCTTGCTCAAAAGTTGCAAAGAAGACAGCTCCAGAAAGAAAACCAAATATATTATTTATCTCAATAGATGACTTGAGACCAGAGTTTGGTTGTTATGATTCTAAACTAGCTGTAACCCCTAACATTGATAAATTATCGTCGGAAGGAATACAATTTAACAGAGCATATTGTCAACAAGCAATTTGTAGCCCATCAAGAGCTAGTTTAATGACAGGAGCTAGACCAGAAACAATTAATGTAATAGAGAATTACACTTATTTTAGAGACGAAAACCCAGATATAATTACGTTGCCTCAGCATTTTAAAGAAAATGGCTACGAGACAATGTATTGTGGTAAAGTATATCATGGTAAATATAGAGATCAGGAAAAATCTTGGTCTAGAAACCCAAATAAGCAACTCCTTGGGTATAAAATGAATTTAATTGGCGGTTATGTAGATCCTGATAATCAAGAAATATACAAGAAGAACAAAGCCGAAATGAAAGCAAAGTATGGAGCAAAAGCAAAATATGGCTTAGGTTTAGGACCTGCTTTTGAATGTGTAGATGTTCCAGATAATACATATTTAGATGGAATGAATACAGACCTTGCTATTGCCAATATGAAACAAATGTTAGAAGAGAATCCTGATAAACCATTTTTTCTTGGATTAGGATTTATCTCTCCTCATTTAAATTTTATTGCTCCAAAAAAATATTGGGATTTATACGATAGAAAGGATATCCATTTATCTCAGCAAGATAAAGCTCCTTTAGATGGTGCTACGGTTGGTTTACATGCTTCTTTTGAGTTGAGAACTCGTGCAAATATTCCAAAACAAGGTGATATTCCTAAAGAGCTTGCAACAGATTTATTACATTCTTACTTAGCAACGGCAAGTTATGTAGATGCTCAAGTTGGTAAAATGATTAAAGCCCTAGAAGAACAAGGTATTTTAGATAACACAGTAATTATGCTTTGGTCAGATCATGGATACCATTTAGGAGAAATGGGTATATGGGGAAAGGCAACAAATTATGAAATTGCTACACGTGTGCCATTAATTATTAAAGCACCAGGTCAATCTCAGAAAAGTATTGGTGTAAAATCTGATGCTTTGGTAGAACTTGTAGATATGTATCCTACTTTATGTGATTTAGCGGGATTATCATTACCAGAACATTTAGAAGGACAGTCATTAGTTCCGTTAATGGAAAATCCAAAACAACCTTGGAAAAAAGCGGCCTTTAGTCAATATCCAACACCAGCTTTAAGAGAATGGGCAGCAAACCCACTTTCAGAAGGAATGAGAGAAACCTATTTTGGACCTCTAATAGAAGAAGTGGAAGAAGAAATTAAAGATCAAATGAAAGAAAAATGGGACAGGTCTCTTTTTGAGAACGATTTAATGGGGTATTCAATGCGTACAGATCGATATAGATTTGTGTTGTGGAAAAACAGAAAACAACCTAAGTCTGCACCGTTATATATTGAGTTGTATGATCATACTAGAGACCCTAATGAGACCGTAAATATTGCAAAATCGAATCCTGATTTAGTGGCAAAATTAACAGTACAATTAGATCAAGGTTGGAAAGGAAATAGAGCACAATTGGAGAATTAG
- a CDS encoding TIGR00266 family protein, with protein MQFELKGKPAFAHAKVEIEPGETFIAESDAMSSMSAELDVEAKLNGNFLNALLKKIFGGETLFVNHFTNNTAKTLELTITQPTPGDMQIKELNGESFCLQQGAYIASEKNVKLGVKYAGFGSWIGGEGLFKLMVSGHGKVVFGAFGGLLEKEVNGEVIVDTSHLVGYEPTMKLKPQFSGGLVATIFGGEGLVTRVEGTGKVFIQTRSMSGLSSWVNRNL; from the coding sequence ATGCAATTTGAACTTAAAGGTAAACCTGCTTTTGCTCACGCGAAAGTAGAAATTGAGCCTGGAGAAACATTTATTGCCGAGTCTGACGCAATGTCTAGTATGTCGGCAGAATTAGATGTAGAAGCAAAACTTAACGGTAACTTTTTAAATGCTCTATTAAAGAAAATCTTTGGTGGAGAAACTTTATTTGTCAATCATTTCACAAATAACACAGCTAAAACACTAGAACTAACAATTACGCAACCTACACCGGGCGACATGCAAATTAAGGAGTTGAACGGGGAGAGTTTTTGCTTACAACAAGGTGCTTATATCGCTTCTGAGAAAAACGTAAAACTAGGCGTGAAATATGCAGGTTTTGGTTCTTGGATTGGCGGAGAAGGACTATTTAAACTGATGGTTTCAGGGCATGGGAAAGTAGTTTTTGGTGCTTTTGGAGGATTATTAGAAAAAGAAGTTAACGGAGAAGTAATTGTAGATACTAGTCACTTGGTAGGCTACGAGCCAACTATGAAACTAAAACCTCAGTTTTCTGGAGGATTGGTCGCTACTATTTTTGGTGGTGAAGGTTTAGTGACTAGAGTAGAAGGTACAGGGAAGGTTTTTATACAAACCAGAAGTATGTCGGGGTTATCATCTTGGGTAAATCGTAATCTATAG
- a CDS encoding TIGR00266 family protein, whose amino-acid sequence MEEVISKKLNTEIILGPGASAAKIELQPGEHFTAEAGAMIAMSPDIKMTTSTHKKQSGGVVKALKRMLSGESFFLNHYSADVKPGTVWLGTTLSGDMKAHQLHGEGIIVQGGAYVASSPDIEVDFNWQGFKKVFSGEGLFWLNLHGEGTVIFNSFGAIYPIDIDGEHIVDTGHIVAFEESLDFTLTKAGKSWVSSFLGGEGLVCKFNGKGRVWVQSHNPSSFGKLLGPTLLPR is encoded by the coding sequence ATGGAAGAAGTAATTAGCAAAAAATTAAATACCGAAATTATTCTTGGACCGGGAGCATCGGCTGCAAAAATAGAATTACAACCTGGAGAGCATTTTACTGCAGAAGCAGGAGCCATGATTGCAATGAGTCCTGATATAAAAATGACAACCTCTACACACAAAAAACAATCTGGAGGAGTAGTAAAAGCACTAAAGAGAATGTTATCTGGAGAAAGTTTCTTTTTGAATCATTACTCTGCAGATGTAAAACCAGGAACAGTTTGGTTGGGTACCACATTATCTGGAGATATGAAGGCACACCAATTACATGGTGAAGGAATTATTGTACAAGGAGGTGCTTATGTTGCCTCTTCGCCAGATATTGAAGTTGATTTTAACTGGCAGGGATTTAAAAAAGTATTTTCTGGAGAAGGTTTATTTTGGTTAAACCTACACGGTGAAGGGACAGTAATATTTAACTCTTTTGGAGCAATTTATCCGATAGATATAGATGGAGAACATATTGTAGATACAGGGCATATTGTTGCGTTCGAAGAATCTTTAGATTTTACACTTACAAAAGCAGGAAAAAGTTGGGTAAGCTCTTTTTTAGGAGGAGAAGGCCTTGTGTGTAAATTTAATGGCAAAGGAAGAGTATGGGTGCAATCGCATAATCCAAGTTCTTTTGGCAAGTTATTAGGACCGACATTATTACCAAGATAG
- a CDS encoding RagB/SusD family nutrient uptake outer membrane protein, which translates to MKLFNISNIFRCLTIFVCLGGVIGCNDYLTEINPNETTKVDFYQSLDDSESGLTAAYASLMNHFVWNFGEEACRSDLGYPGMDRPTPTSRLVAYYNHTYTETSDEINKKWAAIYAGIFKANQVIHGLQFETMMPYKEEQSWKLQMAQARFLRGVYHFYAHQAFNGGEVIIRDTWTDANDMYKTVSSADSVLNFVRTDLRFAYENLPVAYNAETPYNGENRVTKGTAAMLLGNTFLLDFVNGSNYDSAAYYYDDVINNYGYALETDLSMIFTNAGANNKESIFEVSYSNEVRPDLNNWDEVNGQNRWAAIFSPQAYGGNRNSIPVGWVAYAYKTEKLDPLDARNTVEVEGTEYPRRISMRASAMVAVAEDDLTDYYRMGSVSEADPFKAGGARSPEFAYYKQFSNFDILDNERDNPMGNQRSAKNVVINRLSEAYINLAECRIMQGRINDALVLLNTVRGRWGLELLGPSVDASKTYDGITYSQTSLMEHLMYVEKPLELSVEGHQTRWIDLRRWNVIKDNYERISSQNYWVIHYKEARTYSKKTLWNSSIIPGGDTHPFPEKEFTARPNYKIVDGEQALMNYVPSLHDFYPIPTSETSTNPGVKG; encoded by the coding sequence ATGAAATTATTCAATATATCAAACATCTTTAGATGTCTTACAATATTTGTTTGTTTAGGTGGAGTAATAGGGTGTAATGATTACCTTACTGAAATCAATCCAAACGAAACTACAAAAGTAGATTTTTATCAAAGTCTTGATGATTCTGAATCAGGACTGACGGCAGCTTATGCCTCTTTAATGAACCATTTTGTTTGGAACTTTGGAGAAGAAGCTTGTCGTTCAGATTTAGGATATCCAGGAATGGATCGTCCAACACCTACAAGTAGATTAGTTGCTTACTATAACCATACATACACTGAAACAAGTGATGAGATTAATAAAAAGTGGGCAGCAATTTATGCAGGTATTTTTAAAGCAAACCAAGTAATTCATGGTCTTCAATTCGAAACCATGATGCCTTATAAAGAAGAACAATCTTGGAAGCTACAAATGGCACAAGCACGTTTTCTTAGAGGGGTATATCACTTTTATGCTCACCAAGCTTTTAATGGCGGAGAAGTTATTATTAGAGATACTTGGACTGACGCTAATGATATGTACAAAACGGTTTCTTCTGCAGATTCTGTTTTAAACTTTGTAAGAACAGATTTAAGATTTGCCTACGAAAACCTGCCTGTGGCATACAACGCAGAAACACCTTATAATGGCGAGAATAGAGTAACAAAAGGTACGGCAGCAATGCTTTTAGGAAATACTTTTTTACTTGATTTTGTAAATGGGTCTAATTACGATTCTGCAGCATATTATTATGATGATGTAATTAATAATTATGGTTATGCTTTAGAAACAGATTTAAGTATGATCTTCACAAACGCTGGAGCTAATAATAAAGAATCAATTTTTGAAGTTTCTTATTCTAACGAAGTAAGACCTGATTTAAATAATTGGGACGAAGTAAACGGACAAAATAGATGGGCAGCAATCTTTTCTCCTCAAGCGTATGGAGGAAATAGAAATTCTATTCCTGTAGGTTGGGTAGCGTATGCTTATAAAACAGAAAAGCTAGATCCTTTGGATGCTCGTAACACTGTTGAAGTAGAAGGTACTGAGTATCCAAGAAGAATTTCTATGAGAGCTTCGGCAATGGTTGCTGTAGCAGAAGATGATTTGACAGATTATTATAGAATGGGTTCTGTATCTGAAGCAGATCCTTTTAAAGCAGGAGGAGCACGTTCTCCAGAATTTGCTTACTACAAGCAGTTTAGTAATTTCGATATTTTGGATAACGAAAGAGATAACCCAATGGGTAACCAAAGATCTGCTAAAAATGTAGTAATTAACCGTCTTTCTGAAGCCTACATTAACCTAGCAGAATGTAGAATTATGCAAGGTAGAATTAACGATGCTTTAGTATTATTAAATACAGTACGCGGACGTTGGGGCTTAGAGTTATTAGGGCCATCAGTAGATGCAAGCAAAACGTATGATGGAATTACATATTCACAAACTTCTTTAATGGAACACTTAATGTATGTTGAAAAGCCATTAGAACTTTCTGTAGAAGGACACCAAACTAGATGGATTGATCTTAGAAGATGGAATGTTATCAAAGATAATTATGAGAGAATTTCTAGTCAAAATTACTGGGTGATTCACTATAAGGAGGCAAGAACATATTCAAAGAAAACCCTTTGGAACTCGAGTATTATTCCTGGTGGAGATACACACCCTTTTCCAGAAAAAGAATTCACTGCACGTCCTAACTACAAAATTGTAGACGGAGAGCAAGCATTAATGAATTATGTACCATCGCTACATGATTTTTATCCAATTCCAACTTCAGAGACATCTACTAACCCAGGTGTTAAAGGCTAA
- a CDS encoding glycoside hydrolase family 127 protein: MCRFFLLTICSILTGNILLAQGVTDNANSPQVVFKSTGIGECQWTNGFWADKHKVCEEVMVPHMGTILKGDIGHALNNFKKAAGQMEGSHKGEFWHDGDFYKWMESVMYIYAENNDQKLLAELDTLIDIIGAAQEEDGYLSTQVTLTEKGRWENRKYHELYNSGHLINSACIHYRITEQENFLNIAVKHADYLYATFTPQPDSLKRFGFNQSQIMGLTELYRTTKDPRYLELAELFINMRGKSKPVVDAHTRPKMVGDMVQERTPLRKSKEAVGHAVLALYFYAGATDVYSETGEKALIDALDRLWEDVVDHKMYITGAVGQTHHGLSKKKDTVHEAFLPSYDMPNSTAYNETCANIANAMFSYRMLGVKGDAKYADVMELVLLNSAMSGISIEGKDYFYVNPLRRYAHTGDYKSTEAANREPYINCFCCPPNLVRTIAKSAGWAYSITNNGVAVNLYGGNKLETSLTDGSKLVLEQETNYPWEGSVTFSIQKCKKEAFDFRLRIPEWAKGTTVYINGKKQNEEVSEGTYAVINRKWKKGDKITLEMPMEIKLMEGHKQIEQTRNQVAVKRGPIVYCVETTDLPKGTDIMDVYLPENANYKAEYQSELLGGLSVIKADLMIRKDKKDTEMYTSLAKPKFEKYSTQLIPYYAWSNRGTVEMSVWLPVIWNNL, encoded by the coding sequence ATGTGTAGATTTTTTTTACTAACTATCTGTTCAATTTTAACAGGAAATATACTTTTAGCACAAGGTGTAACAGATAACGCAAATAGCCCTCAGGTTGTATTTAAAAGTACAGGTATTGGGGAGTGCCAATGGACAAATGGTTTTTGGGCAGACAAACACAAAGTTTGTGAAGAGGTAATGGTGCCTCATATGGGTACAATTTTAAAAGGAGATATTGGCCATGCACTTAATAATTTTAAGAAAGCAGCAGGGCAGATGGAGGGAAGCCATAAAGGAGAGTTTTGGCATGATGGAGATTTTTACAAATGGATGGAGTCTGTAATGTACATCTATGCCGAAAATAATGATCAAAAACTTTTAGCCGAATTAGATACTTTAATTGATATTATTGGAGCCGCCCAAGAGGAAGATGGTTATTTATCTACTCAAGTAACCTTAACAGAAAAAGGAAGATGGGAAAACAGAAAATATCATGAGTTGTATAATAGTGGCCATTTAATTAATAGTGCATGTATTCATTATCGTATTACAGAACAAGAGAACTTTTTAAATATAGCAGTTAAACATGCAGATTATCTGTACGCTACATTCACCCCTCAGCCAGATTCTTTAAAACGCTTTGGCTTTAATCAGTCTCAAATAATGGGATTAACAGAGTTGTATAGAACAACTAAAGACCCTAGATATTTAGAATTAGCTGAGCTATTTATAAATATGAGAGGTAAATCTAAACCTGTTGTAGATGCACATACCAGACCAAAAATGGTGGGTGATATGGTGCAAGAAAGAACACCTCTTCGCAAATCTAAAGAAGCCGTCGGTCATGCAGTTTTAGCATTGTATTTTTATGCAGGTGCAACTGATGTGTATTCTGAAACAGGAGAAAAAGCATTGATTGATGCTTTGGATAGACTTTGGGAAGATGTTGTAGACCATAAAATGTATATCACAGGTGCAGTTGGACAAACGCATCATGGGTTATCTAAGAAAAAAGATACTGTTCATGAGGCTTTTTTACCATCCTACGATATGCCTAACTCCACTGCATACAACGAGACCTGTGCAAATATTGCCAACGCAATGTTTAGCTATAGAATGTTGGGGGTTAAAGGAGATGCGAAATATGCTGATGTTATGGAATTAGTATTATTAAACTCGGCAATGTCTGGAATTTCTATAGAAGGGAAAGATTATTTTTATGTAAACCCACTCAGAAGATATGCTCATACAGGTGATTACAAATCTACAGAAGCAGCAAACAGAGAACCGTATATAAATTGTTTCTGTTGTCCGCCTAATTTAGTTAGAACAATTGCAAAATCTGCAGGTTGGGCATACAGCATAACAAATAACGGTGTGGCTGTAAATTTATATGGAGGGAATAAATTAGAAACTTCATTAACGGATGGATCAAAGTTAGTTTTAGAACAAGAGACCAATTATCCGTGGGAAGGATCAGTTACTTTTTCTATACAAAAATGTAAAAAGGAAGCTTTTGATTTTAGGTTACGTATTCCAGAATGGGCAAAAGGTACGACGGTTTATATCAATGGAAAAAAACAAAATGAAGAGGTGTCTGAAGGAACGTATGCCGTAATCAATAGAAAATGGAAAAAAGGAGACAAAATCACTCTTGAGATGCCAATGGAAATTAAGTTGATGGAAGGGCATAAACAGATTGAGCAAACACGAAATCAGGTAGCTGTAAAACGTGGACCAATTGTGTATTGTGTAGAAACAACCGACTTACCAAAAGGTACAGATATTATGGATGTTTACTTACCAGAGAATGCCAATTATAAAGCAGAATATCAATCGGAACTTCTTGGAGGTTTATCTGTAATAAAAGCAGACTTAATGATTAGAAAAGACAAAAAAGATACAGAAATGTATACTTCTTTGGCTAAACCAAAATTTGAAAAATATAGCACCCAATTAATACCATATTATGCTTGGAGTAATAGAGGAACAGTTGAAATGTCTGTTTGGTTACCAGTGATATGGAATAATTTATAA
- a CDS encoding SusC/RagA family TonB-linked outer membrane protein, with translation MKIYLFKIYFSRVLLFTTLLLTLSTAYDVSAQEKILKGKVIGAEDKLPLPGVNVIVKGTSQGGISDFDGNYSIMVKNGDVLEYSFIGMVTKVLTVSNESVLNVSLESNVEMLDEVVAIGYGEQKKKEVSGAVAHVKSEALENFASADIGTALQGQVAGVSVTSASGAPGESAVIQIRGVGTVSNVDGANQPLYVVDGIPQNGDPRLSPNEIESMDILKDLASCAVYGTRGANGVILITTKKGNAGNLKVSVDGLYGVKKITSSTPVMNTSQQAYFDILEQRAINPGISDDEINMFVQRNKNNFKNDNNLDDLVFRDYAPTQQYNINLTGGSNVGLKYNLAGGYYNQEGNVINSGFKRFNLRGGSSYKQNKWTITTSLALSTEERQRPSGNLLTQTIRYKPYMAPLDPSKDVYESSSDQEAVQANFLYQSLYFQDFEDRDRMSGNISIQYDFTDWLSFTTNAGGNIMNRYRSRLNPHFKIVNENTGREFSDPNNSYYQEDVERNVGYSWDGRFFFKKKWGNHNFSALLGGSLEEYSGQSHGVMRRGIVDNNKPGFGSASLETSVTPGFNYVYKIIGTIGRLQYDYKGKYLVSISGNYNGNSKFSENNKFKFFPSASLGWNVSEEKFFEGAKTVVNGFKIRASHGNVGGQSFRPYSDLPTMRRGFDYEFNGKVYNGAAQASFANPDIQWETSIQNNIGIDLAFFENRLTFNADVYHTTKEDMLFPIESPSSAGASAGYNNDKLVTLNVGNMINKGYELALSYKGRVKKLSWTLTGTFSSNQNEITNMNSEDFVYTADQGLIWGAVNQSRATVFAKGYEAGAFFLYKNEGVIKSAEQLADYQKVNPAARMGDLMLQDTDGDGQITEKDKIYSGSGLPQFETGFILSLRYKRWDFMMNWYAAIGHEIMNGSKLMAYSEGRHVNQIHTWSEDNPTSDIPAYRGDLKQGTTNFRGDTDLWLEDGSYLRLKNITLGYTLNGKGIKKAGIGSMRFFIRAQNALTFTNYTGYDPEIGGNGVSSRGLDKGNYPITALYSGGFRLNF, from the coding sequence ATGAAGATTTACTTATTTAAAATCTACTTTTCCAGAGTACTCCTCTTTACGACACTGCTCTTAACACTAAGCACTGCTTATGATGTGTCAGCTCAGGAAAAAATCCTTAAAGGAAAGGTTATAGGGGCAGAAGACAAGCTACCCTTACCGGGGGTGAATGTTATTGTTAAAGGAACATCACAAGGTGGTATTTCTGATTTTGACGGTAATTATTCTATCATGGTAAAAAATGGAGATGTACTAGAGTACTCTTTTATTGGTATGGTAACCAAAGTATTAACAGTATCAAATGAATCTGTTCTGAACGTATCTTTAGAAAGTAATGTGGAGATGCTAGACGAGGTGGTTGCTATTGGATACGGTGAACAGAAAAAGAAAGAAGTTTCTGGTGCAGTAGCACATGTAAAATCAGAAGCTTTAGAAAATTTTGCTTCGGCTGATATTGGCACAGCTTTACAAGGGCAAGTTGCTGGTGTTAGTGTAACGTCTGCATCTGGTGCTCCGGGTGAAAGTGCCGTAATTCAAATTCGTGGAGTCGGGACAGTTTCTAACGTAGATGGTGCTAACCAACCACTTTATGTAGTAGATGGGATTCCTCAAAATGGAGATCCAAGACTTTCTCCTAACGAAATTGAGTCGATGGATATCTTAAAAGATTTGGCTTCTTGTGCAGTTTACGGAACAAGAGGTGCAAACGGTGTAATTTTAATTACTACAAAGAAAGGTAATGCAGGTAATTTAAAAGTTTCTGTTGATGGGTTATATGGGGTAAAGAAAATTACTTCGAGCACACCTGTAATGAATACTTCTCAACAAGCATATTTTGATATCTTAGAGCAAAGAGCAATTAATCCAGGCATTTCTGATGATGAGATTAACATGTTTGTGCAAAGAAATAAGAACAACTTTAAAAACGACAATAATTTAGATGATTTAGTTTTTAGAGATTATGCACCAACACAACAATATAACATCAATTTAACAGGTGGATCAAATGTTGGGTTGAAATACAATTTAGCAGGTGGTTATTACAACCAAGAAGGTAATGTTATCAACTCTGGGTTTAAAAGATTTAACCTACGTGGTGGTTCTAGTTACAAACAAAATAAGTGGACAATTACTACTTCATTGGCATTATCAACAGAAGAAAGACAAAGACCTTCTGGTAATTTATTAACGCAAACAATTAGATATAAACCTTATATGGCTCCTTTAGATCCATCTAAGGATGTTTATGAAAGTTCATCAGATCAAGAAGCAGTGCAAGCTAACTTTTTGTATCAATCGTTATACTTCCAAGATTTTGAAGATAGAGACCGCATGTCTGGTAACATTAGTATTCAATACGATTTTACAGACTGGTTATCTTTTACTACAAATGCAGGTGGTAATATCATGAATAGATACAGATCTAGATTAAATCCTCACTTTAAGATTGTAAATGAAAATACAGGAAGAGAATTTTCTGATCCGAATAACTCATATTATCAAGAGGATGTAGAAAGAAATGTTGGATATAGCTGGGATGGTAGATTCTTCTTCAAGAAAAAATGGGGAAATCACAACTTCTCTGCACTTCTAGGTGGTTCTTTAGAAGAGTACAGTGGCCAAAGCCATGGTGTAATGAGAAGAGGAATTGTTGATAACAACAAGCCAGGTTTTGGTTCAGCTTCATTAGAAACATCGGTTACACCAGGATTTAATTATGTATATAAAATTATTGGTACAATTGGTCGTTTGCAGTACGATTATAAAGGAAAATATTTAGTATCGATTAGTGGTAATTACAATGGTAACTCTAAATTTTCTGAGAACAATAAGTTCAAATTCTTCCCTTCTGCATCTTTAGGTTGGAATGTTTCTGAAGAGAAGTTTTTTGAAGGAGCAAAAACTGTTGTGAATGGCTTTAAAATTAGAGCATCGCATGGTAATGTTGGAGGACAGAGTTTTAGACCTTATTCAGATTTACCAACTATGCGTCGTGGCTTTGATTACGAATTTAATGGTAAAGTTTATAATGGTGCAGCACAAGCATCTTTTGCTAACCCAGATATTCAATGGGAAACATCTATACAGAATAACATTGGTATTGACTTAGCATTTTTTGAAAACCGTTTAACTTTTAATGCAGACGTTTACCACACTACTAAAGAAGATATGTTATTCCCAATAGAATCTCCTTCTTCAGCTGGAGCATCGGCAGGGTATAACAATGATAAATTAGTGACACTAAATGTTGGTAATATGATCAATAAAGGATATGAGCTAGCATTAAGTTATAAAGGAAGAGTTAAGAAATTAAGCTGGACGTTAACGGGTACTTTCTCTAGTAATCAAAACGAGATTACTAACATGAACTCAGAAGATTTTGTTTATACAGCAGACCAAGGTTTGATATGGGGTGCGGTAAACCAATCCAGAGCTACAGTGTTTGCAAAAGGATACGAAGCGGGAGCTTTCTTCTTATATAAAAATGAAGGCGTTATTAAATCTGCAGAGCAGTTAGCAGATTATCAAAAGGTAAATCCTGCTGCTAGAATGGGAGATCTAATGCTTCAAGATACAGATGGTGACGGTCAGATTACAGAGAAGGATAAAATATATTCTGGTAGTGGTTTACCTCAGTTCGAAACAGGTTTTATTCTTTCTTTAAGATATAAAAGATGGGATTTTATGATGAACTGGTATGCGGCTATTGGACATGAAATTATGAACGGTAGTAAGTTAATGGCTTATTCAGAAGGTAGACATGTTAATCAGATACATACTTGGTCAGAAGATAACCCTACATCAGATATACCTGCTTATAGAGGTGATTTAAAACAAGGTACTACTAATTTTAGAGGAGATACAGACCTTTGGTTAGAAGATGGATCTTACTTAAGATTAAAGAATATTACACTTGGATACACACTTAACGGTAAAGGTATTAAGAAGGCTGGAATTGGTAGCATGAGATTCTTTATTAGAGCTCAGAACGCACTTACATTTACAAATTACACAGGTTACGATCCTGAAATTGGTGGTAATGGAGTGTCATCAAGAGGATTAGACAAAGGTAATTATCCAATTACTGCTTTATACTCTGGTGGATTCAGATTAAACTTCTAA
- a CDS encoding TIGR00266 family protein, with product MEEVLNKGLEYRFDCKPDFGLITVQIPSGDKIKVEASAMATMDTNIEMKTKVKGGLSRFFSGESIFINEFEAKNGAGEIQIAPGAPGDVEHVFLNNETIYLQSSAFVASALSVDVDAKFQGIKRGFFSGESLFLIKCSGSGDLWFNSYGGIVEVDVEEGYVVDTGHIVAFTESLNYDIYKVGGYKSLFFSGEGLVCRFSGKGKIWIQTRKIAPFVNWINPFRPRKNNN from the coding sequence ATGGAAGAAGTATTAAATAAAGGGCTGGAATATAGATTTGATTGTAAACCAGATTTTGGATTAATCACCGTCCAAATTCCTTCAGGAGATAAAATAAAAGTAGAAGCATCTGCAATGGCCACTATGGATACAAACATTGAGATGAAGACAAAGGTTAAAGGTGGCTTAAGCCGATTTTTTTCTGGGGAATCTATTTTTATAAATGAGTTTGAGGCTAAAAATGGAGCTGGTGAGATTCAGATTGCACCTGGAGCACCAGGAGATGTAGAACATGTTTTTTTAAATAATGAAACAATCTACCTTCAAAGTTCTGCCTTTGTGGCCTCTGCATTGTCCGTTGATGTAGACGCAAAATTTCAAGGCATTAAAAGAGGCTTCTTTTCTGGAGAAAGCTTATTCCTAATTAAATGTTCGGGGAGTGGTGATCTATGGTTTAATTCTTACGGTGGAATAGTTGAAGTAGATGTCGAAGAAGGCTATGTTGTAGATACAGGTCATATTGTAGCATTTACAGAAAGCCTAAATTATGATATTTACAAAGTAGGCGGTTATAAATCTTTATTTTTCTCTGGCGAAGGGCTAGTTTGTCGTTTTTCGGGGAAAGGTAAAATTTGGATTCAAACACGAAAGATAGCCCCATTTGTAAATTGGATTAACCCATTCAGACCTAGAAAAAATAATAACTAA